AGGGCGTCGACCGTGGCACGGATCAAGGGGGAGGATCCGTCCCGTCCCGCGCTGCTCATCCACGGCCACACCGACGTCGTACCGGCCAATGCCGAGGACTGGACCCACCACCCCTTCTCCGGCGAGATCGTGGACGACTGCGTCTGGGGCCGGGGCGCGGTGGACATGAAGGACATGGACGCGATGACGCTCGCGGTCGTCCGGGAGCGGCTGCGCAGCGGGCGCAAGCCCCCGCGCGACATCGTGCTGGCCTTCCTCGCCGATGAGGAGGCGGGCGGGGTCTACGGGGCCAAGCACCTGGTCAACAACCACCCCGAGCTCTTCGAGGGCGTGACGGAGGCGATCGGCGAGGTCGGCGGCTTCTCCTTCACTGTCAACGAGCAGCTGCGGCTCTATCTGATCGAGACCGCCCAGAAGGGCATGCACTGGATGCGGCTCACGGTGGACGGCACCGCGGGTCACGGCTCGATGACCAACAACGACAACGCCATCACCGAGCTGACCGAGGCGGTCGGGCGGCTCGGGCGGCACAAGTTCCCGGTGCGGGTCACCAAGACCGTACGGTCCTTCCTGGACGAGCTGTCCGACGCCCTCGGCACCCCGCTCGACCCGGAGAACATGGACGAGACGCTCACCAAGCTGGGCGGCATCGCGAAGATCATCGGGGCCACGCTCCAGAACACCGCCGCCCCGACCATGCTCAGCGCCGGCTACAAGGTCAACGTGATCCCGGGGCAGGCCACGGCGCATGTGGACGGGCGCTTCCTGCCGGGGTTCGAGGAGGAGTTCCTGGCCGACCTCGACCGCATCCTCGGCCCGCGGGTCAAGCGGGAGGACGTGCACGCGGACAAGGCGCTGGAGACCACCTTCGACGGGGCGCTGGTGGACGCCATGCAGTCGGCGCTGAAGGCGGAGGACCCGATCGCCCGCGCCGTGCCGTACTGCCTCTCGGGCGGTACGGACGCGAAGTCCTTCGACGACCTCGGCATCCGCTGCTTCGGCTTCGCGCCGCTGCGGCTGCCCCCGGAGCTGGACTTCGCCGGGATGTTCCACGGGGTCGACGAGCGGGTGCCGGTGGACGGGCTGAAGTTCGGTGTGCGGGTGCTGGACCGGTTCCTGGACGCCTGCTGAGGGCCTGTCCGAGGGGGCTGCCGGGTCCGCTGAGGGGCTGACACGATCGGCCTAATCGATCACACATACCGAAGGGACCAAAAAGGGTGAATGGTGTCGTAGCTTGATAGCTTGATTGCTCCTTCCTCGTTACATGGTGTGTGCGGCTCGTAACCGGGCCGTGATGCCGACAAGGGGGTGGTGCTGTGCCCCGCCTTCGGCAACTACCGCATCGATCAC
This genomic interval from Streptomyces asiaticus contains the following:
- a CDS encoding M20/M25/M40 family metallo-hydrolase gives rise to the protein MSESLSGATTTGTVKGEDEVVDLCRDLIRIDTSNYGDHSGPGERAAAEYVAEKLAEVGLEPKIFESHKGRASTVARIKGEDPSRPALLIHGHTDVVPANAEDWTHHPFSGEIVDDCVWGRGAVDMKDMDAMTLAVVRERLRSGRKPPRDIVLAFLADEEAGGVYGAKHLVNNHPELFEGVTEAIGEVGGFSFTVNEQLRLYLIETAQKGMHWMRLTVDGTAGHGSMTNNDNAITELTEAVGRLGRHKFPVRVTKTVRSFLDELSDALGTPLDPENMDETLTKLGGIAKIIGATLQNTAAPTMLSAGYKVNVIPGQATAHVDGRFLPGFEEEFLADLDRILGPRVKREDVHADKALETTFDGALVDAMQSALKAEDPIARAVPYCLSGGTDAKSFDDLGIRCFGFAPLRLPPELDFAGMFHGVDERVPVDGLKFGVRVLDRFLDAC